One genomic window of Anguilla anguilla isolate fAngAng1 chromosome 13, fAngAng1.pri, whole genome shotgun sequence includes the following:
- the dyrk3 gene encoding dual specificity tyrosine-phosphorylation-regulated kinase 3 isoform X2, with protein sequence MRTDRVVTEDSHTNARSPPAFPAVSKHTGGNKPAMKDQQPTGVRGNQVKVRYLYEDSSKGKANAPAKTTASLSKEKSLDSTCSVRSGDSTDRPGKVEPLTPEQALKLHGQQLTVLEQQEILAYPEVYFLGPNAKKRPAAAGGSNNNGFDDDQGGYIHVPHDHLAYRYEFLKVIGKGSFGQVAKVYDHKTRQHLALKMVRNEKRFHRQAAEEIRILEHLRKQDKTGGMNVVHMLESFTFRGHICMTFELLSMNLYELIKRNKFQGFSLPLVRKFGLSILQCLESLQRSQIIHCDLKPENILLKQPGRSGIKVIDFGSSCYEHQRVYTYIQSRFYRAPEVILGARYGMPIDMWSLGCILAELLTGYPLFPGEDEGDQLACMMELLGLPPQKLLEQSKRAKNFISSKGQPRYCTTSTLSGGGVVLNGGRSRRGKLRGPPGSRDWASVLKGCDDAIFIDFLRKCLDWDPAARLTPAQALRHPWLFKRLPKPLVGDRTLPSRRAADHSSSFPSIMSKLPPALGPANSKLRTAMMGDGGGGIPLRTVLPKLVT encoded by the exons ATGCGCACGGATCGCGTAGTGACCGAAGACTCGCACACCAATGCGCGGAGCCCTCCTGCTTTCCCCGCGGTATCCAAGCACACC ggtGGAAACAAGCCGGCAATGAAGGACCAGCAGCCGACGGGTGTCCGGGGCAACCAGGTGAAGGTCAGGTACCTGTACGAGGACTCAAGTAAGGGGAAGGCCAATGCCCCTGCCAAAACCACGGCCTCTCTGTCCAAGGAGAAGAGCCTGGACAGCACCTGCTCGGTCAGGTCCGGCGACAGCACGGACCGGCCCGGTAAGGTGGAGCCCCTGACCCCCGAGCAGGCCCTCAAACTGCACGGGCAGCAGCTGACCGtgctggagcagcaggagaTCCTGGCCTACCCCGAGGTCTACTTCCTGGGGCCCAACGCCAAGAAGAGGCCGGCGGCGGCTGGGGGATCCAACAACAACGGCTTCGATGACGACCAGGGCGGCTACATCCACGTGCCGCACGACCACCTGGCCTACCGCTACGAGTTCCTCAAGGTGATCGGCAAGGGCAGCTTCGGCCAGGTGGCCAAGGTGTACGACCACAAGACGCGGCAGCACCTGGCGCTGAAGATGGTGCGCAACGAGAAGCGGTTCCACCGGCAGGCGGCCGAGGAGATCCGCATCCTGGAGCACCTGCGCAAGCAGGACAAGACGGGCGGCATGAACGTGGTGCACATGCTGGAGAGCTTCACCTTCCGCGGGCACATCTGCATGACCTTCGAGCTGCTCAGCATGAACCTCTACGAGCTCATCAAGAGGAACAAGTTCCAGGGCTTCAGCCTGCCGCTGGTGCGCAAGTTCGGCCTGTCCATCCTGCAGTGCCTGGAGTCGCTGCAGCGCAGCCAGATCATCCACTGCGACCTCAAGCCCGAGAACATCCTGCTCAAGCAGCCGGGCCGCAGCGGCATCAAGGTCATCGACTTCGGCTCCAGCTGCTACGAGCACCAGCGCGTCTACACCTACATCCAGTCCCGCTTCTACCGCGCGCCCGAGGTCATCCTGGGCGCCCGCTACGGCATGCCCATCGACATGTGGAGCCTGGGCTGCATCCTGGCCGAGCTGCTGACGGGGTACCCGCTCTTCCCCGGGGAGGACGAGGGCGACCAGCTGGCCTGCATGATGGAGCTGCTGGGCCTCCCGCCGCAGAAGCTTCTGGAACAGTCCAAGCGGGCCAAGAACTTCATCAGCTCCAAGGGCCAGCCGCGGTACTGCACGACCAGCACGCTGagcggggggggcgtggtgcTGAACGGGGGCCGCTCGCGGCGCGGGAAGCTGAGGGGGCCCCCGGGGAGCCGCGATTGGGCGTCGGTCCTGAAGGGCTGCGACGACGCCATCTTCATCGACTTCCTGAGGAAGTGCCTGGACTGGGACCCCGCCGCACGCCTCACCCCCGCCCAGGCCCTGCGCCACCCCTGGCTGTTTAAGCGCCTGCCCAAACCCCTGGTGGGGGACCGGACCCTGCCGTCCCGCCGGGCGGCCGACCACAGCTCCTCCTTCCCCAGCATCATGTCCAAACTGCCCCCCGCGCTCGGCCCGGCCAATAGCAAGCTGAGGACCGCCATGATgggggacggtggggggggcatCCCCCTGCGCACCGTGCTGCCCAAACTGGTCACTTAG
- the dyrk3 gene encoding dual specificity tyrosine-phosphorylation-regulated kinase 3 isoform X1: MMILSRKPDGPITAARPGDGLYDSYMRTDRVVTEDSHTNARSPPAFPAVSKHTGGNKPAMKDQQPTGVRGNQVKVRYLYEDSSKGKANAPAKTTASLSKEKSLDSTCSVRSGDSTDRPGKVEPLTPEQALKLHGQQLTVLEQQEILAYPEVYFLGPNAKKRPAAAGGSNNNGFDDDQGGYIHVPHDHLAYRYEFLKVIGKGSFGQVAKVYDHKTRQHLALKMVRNEKRFHRQAAEEIRILEHLRKQDKTGGMNVVHMLESFTFRGHICMTFELLSMNLYELIKRNKFQGFSLPLVRKFGLSILQCLESLQRSQIIHCDLKPENILLKQPGRSGIKVIDFGSSCYEHQRVYTYIQSRFYRAPEVILGARYGMPIDMWSLGCILAELLTGYPLFPGEDEGDQLACMMELLGLPPQKLLEQSKRAKNFISSKGQPRYCTTSTLSGGGVVLNGGRSRRGKLRGPPGSRDWASVLKGCDDAIFIDFLRKCLDWDPAARLTPAQALRHPWLFKRLPKPLVGDRTLPSRRAADHSSSFPSIMSKLPPALGPANSKLRTAMMGDGGGGIPLRTVLPKLVT, translated from the exons ATGATGATATTGAGCAGAAAACCGGATGGTCCAATCACAGCAG CTCGACCGGGGGACGGTCTGTATGATTCGTACATGCGCACGGATCGCGTAGTGACCGAAGACTCGCACACCAATGCGCGGAGCCCTCCTGCTTTCCCCGCGGTATCCAAGCACACC ggtGGAAACAAGCCGGCAATGAAGGACCAGCAGCCGACGGGTGTCCGGGGCAACCAGGTGAAGGTCAGGTACCTGTACGAGGACTCAAGTAAGGGGAAGGCCAATGCCCCTGCCAAAACCACGGCCTCTCTGTCCAAGGAGAAGAGCCTGGACAGCACCTGCTCGGTCAGGTCCGGCGACAGCACGGACCGGCCCGGTAAGGTGGAGCCCCTGACCCCCGAGCAGGCCCTCAAACTGCACGGGCAGCAGCTGACCGtgctggagcagcaggagaTCCTGGCCTACCCCGAGGTCTACTTCCTGGGGCCCAACGCCAAGAAGAGGCCGGCGGCGGCTGGGGGATCCAACAACAACGGCTTCGATGACGACCAGGGCGGCTACATCCACGTGCCGCACGACCACCTGGCCTACCGCTACGAGTTCCTCAAGGTGATCGGCAAGGGCAGCTTCGGCCAGGTGGCCAAGGTGTACGACCACAAGACGCGGCAGCACCTGGCGCTGAAGATGGTGCGCAACGAGAAGCGGTTCCACCGGCAGGCGGCCGAGGAGATCCGCATCCTGGAGCACCTGCGCAAGCAGGACAAGACGGGCGGCATGAACGTGGTGCACATGCTGGAGAGCTTCACCTTCCGCGGGCACATCTGCATGACCTTCGAGCTGCTCAGCATGAACCTCTACGAGCTCATCAAGAGGAACAAGTTCCAGGGCTTCAGCCTGCCGCTGGTGCGCAAGTTCGGCCTGTCCATCCTGCAGTGCCTGGAGTCGCTGCAGCGCAGCCAGATCATCCACTGCGACCTCAAGCCCGAGAACATCCTGCTCAAGCAGCCGGGCCGCAGCGGCATCAAGGTCATCGACTTCGGCTCCAGCTGCTACGAGCACCAGCGCGTCTACACCTACATCCAGTCCCGCTTCTACCGCGCGCCCGAGGTCATCCTGGGCGCCCGCTACGGCATGCCCATCGACATGTGGAGCCTGGGCTGCATCCTGGCCGAGCTGCTGACGGGGTACCCGCTCTTCCCCGGGGAGGACGAGGGCGACCAGCTGGCCTGCATGATGGAGCTGCTGGGCCTCCCGCCGCAGAAGCTTCTGGAACAGTCCAAGCGGGCCAAGAACTTCATCAGCTCCAAGGGCCAGCCGCGGTACTGCACGACCAGCACGCTGagcggggggggcgtggtgcTGAACGGGGGCCGCTCGCGGCGCGGGAAGCTGAGGGGGCCCCCGGGGAGCCGCGATTGGGCGTCGGTCCTGAAGGGCTGCGACGACGCCATCTTCATCGACTTCCTGAGGAAGTGCCTGGACTGGGACCCCGCCGCACGCCTCACCCCCGCCCAGGCCCTGCGCCACCCCTGGCTGTTTAAGCGCCTGCCCAAACCCCTGGTGGGGGACCGGACCCTGCCGTCCCGCCGGGCGGCCGACCACAGCTCCTCCTTCCCCAGCATCATGTCCAAACTGCCCCCCGCGCTCGGCCCGGCCAATAGCAAGCTGAGGACCGCCATGATgggggacggtggggggggcatCCCCCTGCGCACCGTGCTGCCCAAACTGGTCACTTAG